CGACGAGTAGTAGATGAAGCAGATAGTTTTTCTGCATCTCCTAAGAATTCATCTGTAGGAATTTCTTCAACAAACTCGTTGTTTCTTAGCGTCTCAACAATAGAGCTATTTTCGTTAAGCTCTTCAACACTTGTCCAGTATTTTTTGTTTGATGCCATTTTATATAGATATTAACTTCTTTATATTATTAATAGTGACATTTACCACATTCTAAACCACCCATTTGAGCAACGGTAACTTTCTCAACACCGTATTTTTTAGCAAGCTCTTCGTGTACTTTAGCATAGTAATCGTTACCCTCAACTTTAACATTTGTCTGTCTGTGACAGTCAATACACCATCCCATAGTAAGCGGTGAATATTGTCTAACAACTTCCATTGTTTCAACAGGACCGTGACATGTTTGACATTCTAAACCAGCAACAGTAACGTGTTGTGAGTGGTTAAAGTATGCAAAATCAGGTAAGTTGTGAACGCGAACCCATTTAACAGGAGTTTGCTCACCAGAATACTCACGTGTCTCTGGATTCCAACCTACTGCATTGTATAATTTTTGAATTTCTTGAGAATAGAATTCTTTAGAATGCGTAACGTAAACCGAGTCAGGAGCACCTTCGAATGAACTAATATTTTCGTGACAGTTCATACAAACGTTTAACGAAGGAATACCAGACGTTTTAGATGTTCTAGCTGCAGAGTGACAGTATTTACAGTCAATTCCATTTTCGCCGCGTGTATTTTGTGAGAGAAGTGAATTGGTTGCACTGGCTCATAACCCTGATCTACACCTAACTGCATGAAATAACCATACATAAACCATGCACCAGCAATTAATAAAACAATTGCACTAACAAGCATTAAAAACTGGTTACGTACAAAAGCCTTCCAAATTGGCAATGAGTTTTCAGTAGAATATTCAATTCCGTTAGCTTTAGCAATTTTAGTTAAAACTGTTTTAACCAAAATTAGAACAGTGATTAATAATCCTAAAACAATAGCTAATAAACCTAAAACTAAGTTGTTAGAAATTGCATCTTGATTACCACCCTGTCCTTGTGTAGTTGCAGTAGTTGCAGCATTTGCTTGAGGTTCAGCCTTTGGCTCATCAGTATAAGCTAAGATATTATCAATATCTTGGTCTGACAACTGAGGGAATCCTGTCATTACAACGTTATTCCACTCTGCAAAAAGCTTAACAGCCTCTGGATCACCAGCTTTAATCATGGCGCTACTGTTTCTAATCCAGTCGCCTAACCAAGCACGGTCTCTAACTTCACCAATCCCTCGTAAAGGCGGCCCAGTCATTTTACTATCCAACTTGTGACAAGCAGCACAGTGTGTGTTAAAAAGTACCTTTCCTTGTGCTGCATCGCCCGATCCAGCATCTTGAGCAAAGGAGCTTAGTGTTAGCGACCAAACAAGGGCTAAACTAAACATTAATTTTTTTGAAAACGAACTATGGTTTCCCACTTTTCTCATAATTAAATTGATTATCAACAAAATTTGGTATAATTTTTCCATTCAGAACGGAGCATACCCTATTTACAAACTCCAACAAAAATACAACATAACATTGATTTTATAAACCTTAAAATAAGCCAGATATTAATTTAAAACAATTCTAAATAACATAATTGGTTTTTAGACATTAAATTAATTGTACTTTTGTAAGGAACAAGTACAATTTGATACAAACAATTTATGAAAAAAATAATTTTACTCGTTTTTCTATCGGTTATAAGTAGTAATTTCTATGCTCAGAGCAGTAATACAATTACTACAAACGATTCAAAAATTAACAATTTACTGGAAGAAAAAAGAAAGATAAACTCTAAAATAACCATTAACGATCAGTATAAAGTTCAGATTTATCATGGTGACATTGAGACCGCTCGTAAAACTTTAGAAGATTTTAATAGCAAGTTTGAAGATTATGACGGTACGATAGTTTTCTCATCACCTAATTATAAATTATGGATCGGACCGTTTAAAAACAGAATTCAGGCAACTAAAGCATGGTCTGAAATTAAAGAAAGTTATTCTAGAGCATTAATTATTAAACCAAGCAAATAATTAAACTTTTATAAATAAAAAAAGCTACCTAAATGGTAGCTTTTTTTATTTTGAATTATCTTTTTAATTTTTTCTTCACCTCAATTTGGTGGAAAGCTTCGATAATGTCGTATTCTTTAATATCGTTGTAGTTTTTAATTTGCATACCACAATCGTATCCTTTAGAAACTTCTTTCACATCATCTTTAAATCGTTTTAAGGTTGCTAATTCACCTGTGTAAATTACAACACTTTCACGAATTAAGCGGATTTTGCTTGAACGTAAAATTTTACCATCGGTAACCATACACCCGGCAATTGTACCAACTTTAGAGATTTTAAAGGTTTCACGAATTTCAGCAGTACCCAAAATTTCTTCTTTTAATTCTGGAGATAACATACCTTCCATCGCATCTTGAATATCATCAATCGCATCGTAAATAATAGAATACGTTTTGATATCGATTTCTTCTTTATCTGCTAATTGTTTAGCACTTGCTTGAGGACGAACGTTAAATCCGATAATAATTGCATCAGATGCAGACGCTAACAACACGTCAGATTCTGTAATCGCACCAACACCTTTGTGAATGATTTTGATTTGAATCTCGTCTGTAGATAATTTTTGGAATGAATCTGATAAAGCTTCTACCGAACCGTCCACGTCACCTTTAAGAATAATATTTAACTCTTTAAACTGACCTAAAGCGATACGACGACCAATTTCTGCAAGTGTGATGTGTTTTTGTGCACGAACCGATTGCTCACGTAACAACTGCGTACGTTTAACCGCAATTTGTTTCGCTTCACGCTCGTCTTCAAATACATTAAATTTATCACCCGCAGTTGGTGCACCATCTAATCCTAAAATAGAAATTGGAATAGAGGGACCTGCTTGCTTAACCGCATTACCACGTTCGTCAAACATAGCACGAACTTTACCATGATTTTTACCTGCTAAAACATAATCACCAATACGTAATGTACCAGCTTGTACTAACATAGTAGTTACATAACCACGACCTTTGTCTAATTGCGCCTCTACAACAGTACCAACAGCTGGTTTGTCTGGATTTGCTTTTAATTCTAAAACTTCTGCCTCTAATAAAACTTTTTCAAGTAATTCTTTCATTCCGATTCCTTGCTTAGCCGAAATATCTTGAGATTGGTATTTACCACCCCAATCTTCAACTAAGTAATTCATTCCAGCAAGTTTTTCTTTAATCTTTTCTGGGTTAGCCGTTGGCTTATCAACTTTATTGATAGCAAAAATAATTGGCACCCCAGCCGCTTGCGCGTGAGAAATTGCTTCTTTTGTTTGTGGCATGATATCATCATCAGCCGCAATAACAATAATTACAATATCTGTAATTTGTGCTCCACGTGCACGCATGGCAGTAAATGCCTCGTGACCTGGTGTATCTAAAAACGTAATACGTTGTCCGTTAGAAAGTTTTACGTTATAAGCACCGATGTGCTGCGTAATACCTCCAGACTCACCCGCAATAACGTTTGTTTTACGTACGTAATCTAATAAAGATGTTTTACCGTGGTCCACGTGCCCCATTACGGTAACAATAGCCGGACGTTCTTGTAAATCTTCTTCATTATCTTCTACCACTACAATTGCATCTTCAATATCAGAAGTTGTGAATTCTACTTGATATCCAAATTCATCAGCAACAATAGTTAAGGTTTCTGCATCTAAACGTTGGTTCATGGTAACCATGATTCCTAACGACATACATGTTCCGATTACTTTTGTAATTGGTACATCCATCATTGATGCAATTTCACCAACGGTAACGAATTCAGTAACTTTTAAAATTCTACTTTCTGCTTGAACCGCGCGCATCTCATCATCCGTTTTTTGACGGTGAACATCTCTTTTATCTTTACGATATTTAGCAGATTTAGATTTTGTGGTTTTGTTTTGTAGCCTTTCTAAAGTTTCTTTAATCTGATTTTTAACTTCTTCTTCTGTTGGCTCAACTTTTACAGCTGGTGCAGGACGATTGTTCCCTTTTTTGAATCGATCGTTTTTATTAAAGTTACGGTTAGGTTGTTGCGAACGGTTGTTATTGTTGTTTGCATTACCACCTTCTTTATTAGCGTTATTTGCTGTATTAGTGCCTTCGCCTTGTGGTTTAACAATGCGTTTGCGCTTGTTTTTGTTCTGAGAATTATTATCTCCAGCTTTATTACCTGGCCCTTTAGCATTGTTTTTAGGATCTTCTTTTTTCTTTTTTGGTTTATCAAATTGTGATAAATCAATTTTTTGACCTGTAAATGAAGGACCCGATAAGGTTTGGTAATTAGTTGCAATAACAGTTTCCTCAGGGGTAGTAGGATTTGCGGCATCAGTTGTTGCAGAAACTGCAGCTTTTGGTGCGTCCTCCTGATTTTTTTGAGGTTGTTTCACTTTATTAAATTCTTGAGCGTCTTTATCTTTATTTTCAGACTTTGTTTTGTTTTGTTTTGGAGTAGTAGTTGTTGGTGTTGGTTTTTCTTCTTTAGCTGGTGTTGCTGCAGGAGCTGCATCAGCTTCAGTAGGCTTTACGTCCGAATTTGTAGTAGATTTAACTTCAGTTTTGTTTGTGTTCAATTCAATTTTATCAACAAATTTAGGTTTAGCAATTTCAGCTTTCGCTTTAACAACTTCTTTTTCTTTTTGTTGACGACGTTTTTCCTCCTCTTCTTTTTGCTTTTGTAGCTCTTTCTCTTTTTGGATTCGTAACGCTTCTTTTTCTTTACGAATTTCTTCAGTTGCTTCTATAGATTCAACTTTTTTACCTTTATCGGCAGAGAATTGAGCAGATAAGAGTTTTTCTTCCCCCTTCGAAATTTTGGCATTTGGATTCGAGTCAATAGTGTGACCTTTTGACTTTAAGAAATCCACAGCGCGATCTAGAGAAATATTTAATTCCTTTAAAACTTTATTAATTCTTATTACTCTTTCTTCAGACATAAATCTTTTATTTTCTATTTTATGGGTTGTTTTACATTGTTATACAGTTTTTAAATGATTATTGATCTAATTCATTTTTTAAAATTTGAACAACTTCTACAACGGTTTCTTCTTCTAAATCAGTTCTACGAACTAACTCTTCGATTTTTAATTTAAGTACATCGCGGGCTGTTTCTAAACCAATTTTTAAAAACTCCTCGATTACCCACTCTTCAATTTCATCATCAAATTCACTTAACGCCACATCATCTTCTTCAATAATATTTGCGCCTTCACGAATTACGTCAATTTCATATCCGGTTAATAAACCAGCCAATTTAATGTTTTGACCTCCACGTCCGATGGCTTTTGAAACTTCTTCGATTTTCAAAAACACTTCGGCTTTTTTATTTTCTTCATCGATTTCTACAGAAGATACTTGCGCTGGTGCTAAAGCACGGCGAATAAATTCTTCTGAGTTATCTGTATAAGGAATTACGTCTATATTTTCATTACGCAACTCACGAACAATACCGTGAATACGAGATCCTTTTACCCCAACACATGCTCCTACAGCATCGATACGGGTATCAAAAGTTTCTACAGCTACTTTGGCTTTTTCTCCTGGAATACGAACTACTTTTTTGATAAAAATATGTTCGTCAGCAATTTCAGGAATTTCTTGTTCGAATAATTTTTCTAAAAACGTTTCTGACACACGTGACATGATCACTTGTGTTTTATTTCCTTTTAATTCTACAGAATCAATTACTCCTTTAATAACATCTCCTTTTTTGAAATAATCGTTCGGGATTTGTTTTTCTTTCGGTAATACAATTTCGTTATTGTCATCATCATGTAAAATAGCAACTTTTGGACGTACGTGGTGTACTTCTGCTTGGTAAATAGTTCCTATTAAATCGTGAAAATGTTTAAATAAGTTGGTATTATCAACTTCTTGAATTTTTGTAATTAAGTTTTGGCGTAAGGCTAAAATAGCTCTACGTCCTAGGCTCATTAATTTTACAGATTCTGACACGTCTTCATCAACTTCAAAATCAGGTTCAATTTTACGAGCTTCTGATAATGAGATTTCAGAGTTTTCATCTTCTACTTCACCATCGTTTACAACAGTTCGGTTTCTATAAATCTCCATATCACCTTTATCAAGGTTGATAATGATATCAAAATTATCGTCAGATCCGTAACGCTTCTTAAGGGCGTTTCTAAAAACTTCTTCTAATATAACCACCGTGGTTACATCGTCTAATTTTTTTCTAATCTTAATTCTTGAATCGATTCGATTAATTCTTTATTCTCCATGCGGAATATATCTTTTAAAAAACAATTATAACTGTAGCACTTTTAATTTCGTCATACGGTAACGTAAGTGTTTTTTCAACCGTATGTTTTCCTTTACCAATTGGCTTAGGCTCTCTAACTGACCATGTAAAGGTAACATTTTCTGTAGTAACTTCTGCAATAACAGCTTCAAACTTTTCACCATTGGTTTGCAAAACCGCTACATTTCTACCCTTGTTTTTAGCAAATTGTCTTGGCAAACTAAACGCAGTTAATGCGCCGTATGAGGCAACTTCTAATTCAAAATCAACTTCTTCGCGATCTAAATTGTGCTCTACCGCTCGAGAAACATCAATACAATCTTGAATACTTACACCATTATCTCCATCGATAATGATTTGTATTTTATTTGCTTCACTAATTGTTAAGCTAACCAAAAACAAGTCTTCGCGTTGTTCTAAAGCCGCTTGTAATAATGAATTTACTTGCTCTTTAAATGTCATAACTTTATAAAAAGAGGGAAGCACCGCTTCCCTCATTATTTAACTTTTATATAAAATAACGGGGCAAATATACAAAAAAATATTTAATTATTGATTATCAAACCTATAATGATTCTTTTTTTTTTACTTTTTACCCAAAAAAAACACGAATTTAATTTATTCTTCCAAACTTATATTTTTGAGTTTTGAAACAGAATAAAAAAAGCCCGAATAAAAATTCGGGCTTTTGTTGGCCTACTAGGACTCGAACCTAGAACGACTGAACCAAAATCAGCTGTGTTACCATTACACCATAGGCCAATACTATTTTGTAGTATTACGCTGGCAAAATTACGCCTTTTTTAATAGTAAGCAAGTCTTTGTCTAATAAAAAAACAACTTTTTTAACCACAAAAACCAAACACACTGGCAGTAAAAGCTTTAAGAGTTTAAATACTTTTAAAAACAGAATAAAAAAAAGCCCGAATAAATATTCGGGCTTTTGTTGGCCTACTAGGACTCGAACCTAGAACGACTGAACCAAAATCAGCTGTGTTACCATTACACCATAGGCCATACTATTTTTATAAAAAAAGTATGTTTTAAAATGTTGGTCTACTAGGACTCGAACCTAGAACGACTGAACCAAAATCAGCTGTGTTACCATTACACCATAGACCAGTATCTGCACCTTAAAAGCCAGTGCTTCTGTAATGCGAGTGCAAATGTATAACATTTTTCTTTGTGTCCAAATAAATTTTCAAAAAAAAATACATTTTTAAAAATCAACCTAATAATTACAAAAAAAAGTTTTTCTTTGTATAGCTAATTATAAAAGCTTCAATTAAATAATTTCTCGAATGAATTTTAATTTTAAAAA
This genomic window from Flavobacterium agricola contains:
- a CDS encoding SPOR domain-containing protein, with amino-acid sequence MKKIILLVFLSVISSNFYAQSSNTITTNDSKINNLLEEKRKINSKITINDQYKVQIYHGDIETARKTLEDFNSKFEDYDGTIVFSSPNYKLWIGPFKNRIQATKAWSEIKESYSRALIIKPSK
- the infB gene encoding translation initiation factor IF-2; its protein translation is MSEERVIRINKVLKELNISLDRAVDFLKSKGHTIDSNPNAKISKGEEKLLSAQFSADKGKKVESIEATEEIRKEKEALRIQKEKELQKQKEEEEKRRQQKEKEVVKAKAEIAKPKFVDKIELNTNKTEVKSTTNSDVKPTEADAAPAATPAKEEKPTPTTTTPKQNKTKSENKDKDAQEFNKVKQPQKNQEDAPKAAVSATTDAANPTTPEETVIATNYQTLSGPSFTGQKIDLSQFDKPKKKKEDPKNNAKGPGNKAGDNNSQNKNKRKRIVKPQGEGTNTANNANKEGGNANNNNNRSQQPNRNFNKNDRFKKGNNRPAPAVKVEPTEEEVKNQIKETLERLQNKTTKSKSAKYRKDKRDVHRQKTDDEMRAVQAESRILKVTEFVTVGEIASMMDVPITKVIGTCMSLGIMVTMNQRLDAETLTIVADEFGYQVEFTTSDIEDAIVVVEDNEEDLQERPAIVTVMGHVDHGKTSLLDYVRKTNVIAGESGGITQHIGAYNVKLSNGQRITFLDTPGHEAFTAMRARGAQITDIVIIVIAADDDIMPQTKEAISHAQAAGVPIIFAINKVDKPTANPEKIKEKLAGMNYLVEDWGGKYQSQDISAKQGIGMKELLEKVLLEAEVLELKANPDKPAVGTVVEAQLDKGRGYVTTMLVQAGTLRIGDYVLAGKNHGKVRAMFDERGNAVKQAGPSIPISILGLDGAPTAGDKFNVFEDEREAKQIAVKRTQLLREQSVRAQKHITLAEIGRRIALGQFKELNIILKGDVDGSVEALSDSFQKLSTDEIQIKIIHKGVGAITESDVLLASASDAIIIGFNVRPQASAKQLADKEEIDIKTYSIIYDAIDDIQDAMEGMLSPELKEEILGTAEIRETFKISKVGTIAGCMVTDGKILRSSKIRLIRESVVIYTGELATLKRFKDDVKEVSKGYDCGMQIKNYNDIKEYDIIEAFHQIEVKKKLKR
- the rimP gene encoding ribosome assembly cofactor RimP, translated to MTFKEQVNSLLQAALEQREDLFLVSLTISEANKIQIIIDGDNGVSIQDCIDVSRAVEHNLDREEVDFELEVASYGALTAFSLPRQFAKNKGRNVAVLQTNGEKFEAVIAEVTTENVTFTWSVREPKPIGKGKHTVEKTLTLPYDEIKSATVIIVF